The following is a genomic window from Neomonachus schauinslandi chromosome 15, ASM220157v2, whole genome shotgun sequence.
ccaggattaCATTCCATCACAACAAGATATTCTGCTTGCCAGGAGACCCACCAAAGGCATTCATGAGTAcgactttgaaattaaaaatgttccttTCAAAATGGTTGATGTGGGTGGTCAGAGATCAGAGAGAAAACGATGGTTTGAATGCTTCGACAGCGTGACGTCAATACTTTTCCTTGTTTCGTCAAGTGAGTTTGACCAGGTGCTCATGGAAGACCGACTGACCAATCGCCTTACAGAATCTCTGAACATTTTTGAAACAATCGTCAATAACCGGGTTTTCAGCAATGTCTCCATTATTCTCTTCTTGAACAAGACAGATTTGCTTGAGGAGAAAGTGCAAATTGTGAGCATCAAAGACTATTTCTTAGAATTTGAAGGGGATCCCCACTGCTTAAGAGACGTCCAAAAATTCCTGGTGGAATGTTTCCGGAACAAACGCCGGGACCAGCAGCAGAAGCCTTTGTACCACCACTTCACCACTGCCATCAACACGGAGAACATCCGCCTCGTTTTCCGCGACGTGAAGGATACCATTCTTCACGACAACCTCAAGCAGCTCATGCTACAGTGATGTACAAAAGACTGGCCATTTTAATACCTTTTGTCCTTttgattgttttctgtttgttttgttttttaaa
Proteins encoded in this region:
- the GNA13 gene encoding guanine nucleotide-binding protein subunit alpha-13 isoform X1; the encoded protein is MADFLPSRSVLSVCFPGCVLTSGEAEQQRKSKEIDKCLSREKTYVKRLVKILLLGAGESGKSTFLKQMRIIHGQDFDQRAREEFRPTIYSNVIKGMRVLVDAREKLHIPWGDNSNQVNGDKMMAFDTRSPMASQGMVETRVFLQYLPVIRALWADSGIQNAYDRRREFQLGESVKYFLDNLDKLGEADYIPSQQDILLARRPTKGIHEYDFEIKNVPFKMVDVGGQRSERKRWFECFDSVTSILFLVSSSEFDQVLMEDRLTNRLTESLNIFETIVNNRVFSNVSIILFLNKTDLLEEKVQIVSIKDYFLEFEGDPHCLRDVQKFLVECFRNKRRDQQQKPLYHHFTTAINTENIRLVFRDVKDTILHDNLKQLMLQ
- the GNA13 gene encoding guanine nucleotide-binding protein subunit alpha-13 isoform X3; amino-acid sequence: MRVLVDAREKLHIPWGDNSNQVNGDKMMAFDTRSPMASQGMVETRVFLQYLPVIRALWADSGIQNAYDRRREFQLGESVKYFLDNLDKLGEADYIPSQQDILLARRPTKGIHEYDFEIKNVPFKMVDVGGQRSERKRWFECFDSVTSILFLVSSSEFDQVLMEDRLTNRLTESLNIFETIVNNRVFSNVSIILFLNKTDLLEEKVQIVSIKDYFLEFEGDPHCLRDVQKFLVECFRNKRRDQQQKPLYHHFTTAINTENIRLVFRDVKDTILHDNLKQLMLQ
- the GNA13 gene encoding guanine nucleotide-binding protein subunit alpha-13 isoform X2: MADFLPSRSVLSVCFPGCVLTSGEAEQQRKSKEIDKCLSREKTYVKRLVKILLLGAGESGKSTFLKQMRIIHGQDFDQRAREEFRPTIYSNVIKGMRVLVDAREKLHIPWGDNSNQVNGDKMMAFDTRSPMASQGMVETRVFLQYLPVIRALWADSGIQNAYDRRREFQLDYIPSQQDILLARRPTKGIHEYDFEIKNVPFKMVDVGGQRSERKRWFECFDSVTSILFLVSSSEFDQVLMEDRLTNRLTESLNIFETIVNNRVFSNVSIILFLNKTDLLEEKVQIVSIKDYFLEFEGDPHCLRDVQKFLVECFRNKRRDQQQKPLYHHFTTAINTENIRLVFRDVKDTILHDNLKQLMLQ